The Streptomyces sp. NBC_01197 genome window below encodes:
- a CDS encoding universal stress protein, with protein MAGYEFSEPADRRQIADPSAELHAADELRHACDPAFRHGVVVGFDGSTSSERALAYAIGMAVRLGSGLIIVHVANRLPTTVWAGCEPPVFVDVPDHRTEVLGLELACADYLADVPWILVERGGDICYELEEVGREYEANAIVVGSTHGIVGRIFGSVAGRLARRAQRPVIVIP; from the coding sequence ATCCATCGGCCGAACTCCATGCGGCGGACGAACTACGTCACGCATGTGATCCCGCTTTCAGGCACGGGGTCGTCGTCGGTTTCGACGGCTCGACCTCCAGTGAGCGGGCTCTCGCCTATGCCATCGGCATGGCCGTACGACTGGGCTCAGGCCTGATCATCGTCCATGTCGCCAACCGGTTGCCGACCACGGTATGGGCGGGCTGCGAGCCCCCCGTCTTCGTGGACGTGCCGGACCACAGGACCGAAGTGCTCGGCCTCGAACTGGCCTGTGCGGACTATCTCGCCGACGTGCCCTGGATCCTCGTGGAGCGCGGCGGCGACATCTGCTACGAGCTGGAGGAGGTCGGCCGGGAGTACGAGGCGAACGCGATCGTCGTCGGCTCGACGCACGGCATCGTCGGGCGGATCTTCGGCTCGGTGGCCGGACGCCTCGCCCGGCGCGCCCAGCGGCCCGTCATAGTCATCCCGTAA